From the Helianthus annuus cultivar XRQ/B chromosome 17, HanXRQr2.0-SUNRISE, whole genome shotgun sequence genome, the window TTAACCAGGCTGAGTCAAGATTGGTATTGATATAAGCAAGATATTTATTTACCTTGGATAGGGTGAGCCTTTGATCGGCTTTTGGCCGTATTTCCTCCACGAATAATCGTCCGGTGGTATATTGGCCATCTTCACGCTTCTCGCTGGCACTCTCGTGAATCTTTTCATCCTCGATTTCCTGAAAATAATCGAGTTTATAAGAAGTTTAGAAATCACAATTCAAACCATGTTTGACTCAACCTTTATAAGGGCCTAAAATATTCTAGATAACTGACTTAAACCACAGCCATATCACATCTATTGTTGAGTGACTGATTCTCCAATAGGATAATCCAAAAACAATCTTCAAATCAAGGCGATTCCTTTATACATTATTGCAGCATAAAGAAAAACAACCCGTTGTGGGGTATCTAAGTTGCAGTTTCAAAAACAACCAACACATACCATGTAATTAGTCGTGTTGAACTTAACAACCAGTTTAGATTACAAACCAAAGAAATATGATATAAGACTTCTGTGCTAAAATAGTAGAAATACTTTTCTCCAATAATACCTCCTCTAAAAACGACCAAAACCTCATCAAATGAAAAGGTGGAAGcttatttcaaccttttctcctcTCTTATTCTTTACGACGCTTCTCTTCCTCTTACTTGTTCTTCAGCTCCTTGCAAgtacttcaagatttcaaaacaaAACCTCATCAACATCATGTAACGCTAAATCAGTGTAgtgaaaatgaaaaagaaataatACCTAATGAATGAACCGAACGGTTGGATGAAGAGCAACATGACAATTCAGTTTCATTATCGTCGTTCCATCTTAAAGAATGTCCTACTCGACAATAAAAAAACAATGAGCCTGATTgttacaaaaacaaaacaaagtaATCAAGCATAGAACAAAGAACTTAAAAATAGGAATTGCATGTTCAAATCTTCAAATAATAATTGTACCAGAACATTCATAGCAGGAACTTATCTTGAAAAAATAGTTCAAAAAATTGGATCCAAAGACAAACTATATAAAAATGTAATCTGACAAACGATATAAAAATGTAATCTGTTTGGAAGATATTTTAACTAAGTATTTTATTTTAAAGGAAACCGTCTATTTGAAATAAAATGACTGGGTCAATAAAAATAAGTTAAGGAgtaaattaagtttttttaaaTAAGGTAATTTTTCACATGGAAACCGTCTATTTTAAGTAAAGTAGTggtttgaatttcaaaatttatTATATACACATTAAAAAAAACGTTATATATTATCAGTTAATTTAACTTTACATaatgatttttttataatatttgaTTTATGAATCAAAGACAATGGAATTATATATTGATAGTAAAGTAATGCATGAAAGACTATGGAATTATAAATGAGTCAATTTCAACAGCTCTTGTAAAAATTTATCACAAAATAAAGCgataatattaataatagtaaAGAAACACTCTGGTACAATGGATACAAAATACTAATTTGGGTGAAAGTGCGTACCAAATGCTTCATGACCAAAAGAACTGCTAGAATAGTAGGCCCCATCATAAAAAGAGGCCATGAGAACTATAGCCAAGAAAATTTTGCCAATATATAGAAGAAGAAATTGTGAAAATATAAGAGATAATGGTGGACCATTCATGGAGATTACTTAAGTGAAAAAGAAACTGCAATTATCTTGGAGTTTAGATAGTGATACACCAGTGAGCTATTATAAAAAACCAATAGAAAATAAATCCAACTAAAGAATAGGATACCTAACACTTAAACTCCTGTGACAGCATCAACCATTTTTTTTGTTCCATCTTCTGCACAATATAGATATGTAAATTTTCCAACCATGGTGACAACCATATTAAGGATTTCTACATTAGGGTCATATAAATGGCAAATTGGACATTAGGTTCAGACAatatgtaaaacaaaaacaaCACATATTGGTTATCTTGTTTCATATCCATTATGATCATAAAGTCTACCCACATATTGAACACACTAAATTCTAAGTAAAGATTAAATATCAATAGTCCAAACCTGAAGTGACCAAAGCCAGTTCTTGTCGGCCTCAATTTTGTTTTTACTAAAGGTGAGCTTAATTGCTTCACTATCTTCGTCATCAGCCCAAATTAAAACAAACGAATACCATGATGAATAATCTTTGTTATCATCTAACTAATTTTCCCCATATTTCGTTATAAAAAGCACATAGGATCTAAGAAACACAACTTTTTGTGGTTTAGAGGCCAACTTGTGTGAATCATGAATCAAGATGATGTTCATAATTTGATCTCGATACACAAATAAACGATTAATACCAAATAGTAACTAATCAAATTTAACAATAGACACATTGTACGGATCTGAACCAATTCTAATAAGTAAAAAAGAGCGATCTTACCAAGAGATCACCTGATGAAACTTATAGTTGAAAGAAAGTCACTTCGTCAATGCTATAAACTGCTGTTAATGTCCATATCCACCTTAGTTTCACGATAAATGCATGGAAATGATAAGAGAGGGACAACAACATTAGAAAACATGACAAATACAAAACAGTTCTATCTAATGCACAGAAATAACACAAAATTGGACCCTTCAATGATTCTATAAACTCAGTGAACTatatatcctcatgcttccacgtcaaaaaaaaaaaacatcattcATCAAGTCCAAAACAAAAATCAAGAATAGATTAGACCAacaatataaaaaacaaaaacaaaatacatGAGTTCGATTAAACAATATATGTATCAGATATTTTTAACCAGAATAACAAAAAAATCCTCATTTGACATATTCATAAGGCAAATGTGTCACGATTGTAATGCATAATAATAGATATTCAACCTAAAACACTAAAAAATTTAAATATACAATCAAACTGAAACACCAAAAAACTTTTTTACTAAAACATAAAACTTCAAGATTCAAGGAACCCATGATGTAAAATCACAATAATTTCAAAATTTAACTTCAAGAATGTGGATTATTTCGTACCTATGATGAAAGGCATGGTCACTATACCTCCTTTCTTTTCATCAAAAGCGGTCTTTTACAGCATAATTCTTCTACTTGCTCCTCCATTTTCTTTTCACTGGCATGACAAAGAACGTGCGAGTTTTCCCTTAATATACCAGTGCGAGTTAGAATATACCGCTCGTCGAAGCAAAAGAAGCAAATTGAGTAGTGGCGAAACCCCAAAATTCCTAAAATACAATAAATCCTATTGAACACAACTTTCTGaaataaaaacacacaaaataagatgaaaaatTAGGTACTTCTCAGATATTATACATCACATGTATCATGTCGGCCATTGTCATGGGTCAAAAGTCATAAAATCTCTTAATGTTCAGTACTTTTATATACTGCAATGTGGTTACCATTATTTTTCA encodes:
- the LOC118489150 gene encoding uncharacterized protein LOC118489150, giving the protein MIIFKTSFVRNLLSVWVLDHSPVPKLQKSEESESFEKVVFNRIYCILGILGFRHYSICFFCFDERYILTRTGILRENSHVLCHASEKKMEEQVEELCCKRPLLMKRKEV